DNA from Ruficoccus amylovorans:
GGTGCAGGTAGCCGATGACCGGGTCGCAACTGAGGATATAGTCGCCGTCGAGTTCGAGCTTGAGCCGCAGCACCCCGTGCGTAGCCGGGTGCGAGGGCCCCATGTTCAGCGACATGGTTTCGCCCTGAAAATCGTCTTCCTGGTCGGCGGTCCGGCGGGCGACGTCGCCCACGGCAATTTCTTTAATTTGGGTCGGCATGGTAGGTTCAGCTCTCGGAGGGCTTCTCCTTCTGTTCGGTCCAGCTCTGGTCGGCGGCCCGGGGTTCGCGGTCGGACATTTCCCCGCTCTGGGGCGAGTGGAAGGGTCCGCCCATCTGGGGAGCGGCGATCACTTTGGCACCAGGCGCGGCCTGGGCCACGTCGGCAGCGGGAAATTCGGTCTCGATCCCCGCCAGCGGAAACTCCTTACGCAGAGGAAAGTACGGATAGCTGTCCCACATGAGGATGCGCCGCAGGTCCGGGTGGCCGGTAAATTTAATACCCAGCATGTCGTAGGTCTCGCGCTCCATCCAGTTGGCGATACCGAAGAGGCCAGTCAGGCTGGGGACTTCGGGGTTCTCATCGCCGACGCAGTCCGTGACGACGCGCACATAAAGCTTGTCCCGGGTGGAAAAGAGCTGGGCCAGCACGCTGAAGCGCGGGCTCGCCTCCTGCCCCCAGTCCACGCCGGTGGAGTCGGTCATGAGGTCGAAATGCATCTCGTCGCGCAGGAGGCGGCAGATTTCGACGTATTTATCCGTCGGCACATGAATGGCCGGGTCATCAGCGCTGGGCCGCTCGGTGGCGTAATCGAAGCGCTTGAGCAGGTCTTGAAGCAGTGTTTCTGGCGTCATCAGTGGGAGGCCGAAGTTGCGATGGCCTTGGGGGCCGGGTGCATGTCGCGCTTGAGCAGGTTGGAGACCGAACGCTCGTGCGAGATCTTATCCTGTAATTTCATGAGGGCGTCGAGCAGGGCTTCGGGGCGCGGAGGACAGCCGCTGACGTAAACGTCCACCGGCACAATCCGGTCCACGCCCTGGAGCACCGCGTACGAGCGGTACATCCCGCCGGTGGAAGCACAGGCC
Protein-coding regions in this window:
- a CDS encoding NADH-quinone oxidoreductase subunit C — translated: MTPETLLQDLLKRFDYATERPSADDPAIHVPTDKYVEICRLLRDEMHFDLMTDSTGVDWGQEASPRFSVLAQLFSTRDKLYVRVVTDCVGDENPEVPSLTGLFGIANWMERETYDMLGIKFTGHPDLRRILMWDSYPYFPLRKEFPLAGIETEFPAADVAQAAPGAKVIAAPQMGGPFHSPQSGEMSDREPRAADQSWTEQKEKPSES